One Desulfobulbus oligotrophicus DNA segment encodes these proteins:
- the icd gene encoding isocitrate dehydrogenase (NADP(+)), which yields MTADHITIQPDGSLIVPNHPVIPFIEGDGTGPDIWKTVRKVLDTGISKSYKGTRTIEWLEVLAGEKAFQQTGEWLPQDTVDALKKYVVSIKGPLTTPIGKGIRSLNVTLRQVLDLYACVRPVRYYRGVVSPVKAPELVNMIIFRENTEDVYAGVEWQAGTEEANRVIEFLRNEMGAHIRDNSGIGIKPISEFGTKRLVRKAVQHALDHGCDSVTLVHKGNIMKFTEGAFCNWGYELASEEFGDSTITEKVLWEQFNGKVPAGKVVIKDRIADAMFQQILLRPDEYSVLAMPNLNGDYMSDALAAQVGGLGIAPGANIGDGVAVFEATHGTAPKYAGLDKVNPGSVLLSGVMLLEYIGWQEAADRITSALETTISNKTVTYDLARLMTGATELSCSGFGNAIIDNM from the coding sequence GTGACTGCAGATCACATTACAATACAACCAGACGGCTCCCTGATTGTACCAAATCATCCTGTTATTCCGTTCATTGAAGGAGACGGTACCGGTCCCGATATCTGGAAAACAGTGCGGAAAGTGTTGGATACGGGAATAAGCAAAAGTTATAAGGGAACACGTACCATCGAATGGCTGGAGGTCCTGGCCGGTGAAAAAGCCTTTCAACAGACCGGCGAATGGCTGCCCCAGGACACGGTTGATGCCTTGAAAAAATACGTGGTCAGCATCAAAGGTCCCTTGACCACCCCCATTGGCAAAGGTATCCGCAGTTTAAATGTCACCCTGCGTCAGGTGCTTGATCTCTACGCCTGCGTTCGACCGGTGCGATATTACCGTGGGGTTGTCTCCCCGGTCAAGGCACCTGAACTGGTGAACATGATTATTTTCCGGGAAAATACGGAAGATGTCTATGCAGGCGTTGAATGGCAGGCCGGCACGGAAGAGGCTAACCGGGTTATAGAATTTTTGCGTAATGAAATGGGTGCCCACATCCGGGACAATTCAGGAATCGGTATCAAGCCGATCTCTGAATTCGGCACGAAGCGGCTCGTACGAAAAGCTGTCCAGCATGCCCTGGACCACGGATGTGATTCGGTCACCCTGGTTCACAAGGGAAATATCATGAAGTTTACCGAAGGGGCCTTCTGCAACTGGGGGTATGAGCTGGCTAGCGAAGAATTTGGCGACAGCACCATCACTGAAAAAGTTCTGTGGGAGCAGTTCAACGGAAAAGTACCGGCAGGAAAAGTTGTCATTAAGGATCGAATCGCTGACGCCATGTTTCAGCAGATTCTACTTCGCCCTGATGAGTACTCGGTACTGGCCATGCCCAACCTGAACGGCGATTACATGTCCGATGCTCTGGCTGCCCAGGTGGGTGGACTGGGCATTGCTCCCGGGGCTAATATCGGGGATGGTGTTGCGGTATTTGAAGCCACCCATGGAACCGCTCCAAAATATGCCGGCCTTGACAAGGTTAATCCCGGATCTGTTCTCCTTTCCGGAGTCATGCTGCTTGAGTACATAGGCTGGCAGGAAGCCGCCGATCGTATCACCTCGGCTTTGGAAACAACCATCTCCAACAAAACGGTTACCTATGATTTAGCCCGACTCATGACCGGGGCAACGGAACTCTCCTGTTC
- the bamA gene encoding outer membrane protein assembly factor BamA yields the protein MSPILQPRRSLCFLALSLLFAMFAFNMAPMSALAVERSTLFLPFKINAPDSAMIAGPADRSLEREAAARGMRMMSRDQAEKLVDYRGTWPPPAGVLNKVVESANVDYVVVGSLNKLGNRISVDCVIIDVLAPKAPYSAFREGDSLQDLDRVTGEIVNTMLAYSNRSASVASVAPAGNERIDSGAILQKISTKPGDLYDPVTLRQDLKAVFSMGYFENVEVDAEDTEAGKNIIFRVQEKPLIGNVVIKGADAIKEEDVREAANITTNSILNSTKVNEAVYKIKDLYKSKGYYNTEVTAKVDTPPGGNAEVVFDVKEGDKITVGEINFTGNDSFSAGDLRDVIQTTTRKWWISWLTDAGVLKMDVLQQDAERLAAFYQNEGFLEAKVGEPIVNQKDDELIVTFPVDEGRRYRVGSIDIEGDLIKDKAELLEVLQIRDEEYVNRQVLRDDITRITDLYAEYGYAFADVNPKINRSADGESVDLLLQVKKGEMAYVNRVEVQGNTRTRDHVIRRDLRVEEGGRYDAKAIRTSTQKLKRLGFFEDVTITPQPTMVENQMDVVVDVKEKPTGSFQIGAGYSSSERMLFMGEISEDNLFGTGNRLSFAASTSYKSTRYNLRFVNPRILDSQVSGSVDLFNWEREYDDFTKDSTGASLRLGHPLYEEWRIYYGYTISDTDLSDINEANINSAILKSKDINLMSMPEIGLVRDTRDKSFSPTRGSRNSINVSYAGGPFGGDAEFTKVEGSTAWWFPMIWSTVFHAKLAAGQAFENKTDKLPVYEKFFLGGMNSIRGFKSAAISPIDQYGDKVGGDKMWYGTVAIVFPLFKDMGMDGEIFHDFGNVYGEGIPGGDDKWDFSEYKKTAGVGIMWASPLGPIRLAWGANLDRKTGEQNSTWDFSMGGTF from the coding sequence ATGTCGCCGATATTACAGCCTCGTCGCTCCCTGTGTTTTCTAGCGCTGTCTCTGCTCTTTGCCATGTTTGCCTTTAATATGGCGCCGATGTCGGCTTTGGCAGTGGAGCGCAGCACTCTTTTTCTACCGTTTAAGATCAACGCGCCGGACAGTGCAATGATTGCCGGTCCGGCGGACAGATCTTTAGAACGTGAAGCAGCGGCCAGAGGCATGAGGATGATGTCGCGAGATCAGGCGGAAAAACTGGTTGATTATCGTGGTACCTGGCCACCGCCTGCTGGGGTGTTAAACAAAGTGGTGGAGTCCGCCAACGTGGATTATGTCGTTGTCGGCAGTCTTAATAAACTTGGCAACCGCATAAGTGTTGACTGTGTGATTATCGATGTGCTGGCACCCAAGGCCCCGTACTCTGCTTTCCGCGAAGGGGATTCTCTCCAGGATCTGGACAGGGTGACCGGTGAAATCGTGAACACGATGTTAGCCTATTCCAATCGGAGTGCTTCGGTTGCGAGTGTTGCCCCTGCAGGAAACGAACGAATCGATTCCGGTGCTATTTTGCAGAAGATATCGACAAAACCAGGTGACCTCTACGATCCTGTGACGTTGAGGCAGGATCTCAAGGCTGTTTTCAGTATGGGATATTTTGAAAATGTTGAGGTCGATGCTGAAGACACAGAAGCCGGCAAGAACATCATTTTCCGGGTACAGGAAAAGCCCCTCATCGGCAACGTGGTTATCAAGGGTGCCGATGCGATCAAAGAGGAGGATGTGCGGGAGGCTGCGAACATCACCACCAATTCCATCCTCAATTCCACGAAGGTGAACGAGGCTGTCTATAAAATCAAAGACCTGTACAAGTCAAAAGGATACTACAACACAGAAGTCACAGCCAAGGTCGACACGCCGCCGGGCGGGAATGCAGAAGTTGTTTTTGATGTCAAGGAAGGTGACAAGATCACTGTCGGTGAGATCAACTTTACGGGTAATGACTCTTTTTCAGCCGGCGACCTTCGGGATGTCATTCAAACGACCACCCGCAAATGGTGGATATCTTGGCTGACCGATGCCGGTGTGCTGAAAATGGATGTGCTGCAGCAGGATGCGGAACGTCTGGCAGCGTTTTACCAGAATGAAGGTTTTCTGGAGGCCAAGGTCGGCGAGCCGATCGTGAATCAGAAGGATGATGAACTGATTGTCACCTTTCCCGTTGATGAAGGACGGCGTTATCGTGTGGGCTCCATTGACATTGAAGGCGACCTGATCAAAGATAAGGCTGAGCTGCTTGAGGTTTTGCAAATTCGTGATGAAGAGTATGTCAACCGTCAGGTTCTAAGGGATGATATCACTCGAATTACCGACCTTTATGCTGAATACGGATATGCGTTTGCCGATGTTAATCCCAAGATTAACAGGTCAGCGGATGGGGAAAGCGTCGACCTTTTGCTGCAGGTGAAAAAAGGTGAAATGGCCTACGTTAATCGAGTTGAAGTTCAGGGCAATACCCGTACCCGAGATCATGTTATCCGTCGTGACCTCAGGGTGGAAGAGGGGGGGCGCTACGATGCCAAGGCTATCCGAACTTCGACACAAAAACTGAAACGATTGGGTTTTTTTGAAGATGTGACGATTACTCCGCAGCCAACCATGGTGGAAAATCAGATGGACGTAGTGGTTGACGTTAAAGAGAAGCCCACCGGTTCTTTTCAGATCGGTGCCGGGTACTCTTCATCTGAAAGAATGCTGTTCATGGGTGAAATTTCTGAAGACAACCTCTTTGGTACTGGAAACCGATTGTCTTTTGCGGCAAGTACCAGCTATAAGAGTACCCGGTACAACTTGAGATTTGTAAATCCCAGGATCCTCGACTCCCAGGTTTCCGGCAGCGTTGATCTGTTTAATTGGGAAAGAGAGTATGATGACTTTACGAAAGATTCCACCGGCGCCTCCCTGCGCTTAGGACATCCTCTTTATGAAGAGTGGCGAATTTATTACGGATACACCATCTCTGACACTGATTTGTCGGATATCAATGAAGCGAATATTAATTCAGCCATATTGAAATCCAAAGATATCAATCTGATGAGCATGCCGGAGATCGGTCTGGTTCGTGATACCCGAGATAAATCCTTCTCACCAACTCGGGGGTCACGCAACAGTATCAACGTCAGTTATGCGGGCGGGCCGTTCGGTGGTGATGCCGAGTTTACCAAAGTTGAAGGATCCACTGCCTGGTGGTTTCCGATGATCTGGAGTACGGTTTTTCATGCCAAGCTCGCGGCTGGACAGGCTTTTGAGAATAAAACAGATAAGTTGCCTGTCTATGAAAAATTCTTTTTGGGTGGCATGAATTCAATCCGCGGTTTCAAGTCTGCCGCGATCAGCCCCATTGATCAGTATGGGGACAAGGTCGGTGGTGACAAGATGTGGTACGGAACGGTTGCCATCGTCTTTCCTCTGTTTAAAGACATGGGTATGGATGGTGAAATCTTTCACGATTTTGGTAATGTCTACGGTGAGGGAATACCCGGCGGAGACGATAAATGGGATTTTAGTGAGTACAAGAAGACCGCCGGTGTCGGCATTATGTGGGCCTCTCCGCTTGGTCCGATCCGTTTGGCCTGGGGGGCTAATCTGGACCGGAAAACCGGAGAGCAGAATTCTACCTGGGATTTCAGTATGGGGGGGACATTTTAA
- the mfd gene encoding transcription-repair coupling factor, protein MQSIIARLRESGHPPDIFGLHSASAALFLSRAVEALQRSYCVILPSDDQLEVLAQDFAFFSDTRVLVYPGYEIPPYSPLSPDPATVCSRLATLYQLLEHTAPCIVLASVEAVLRRVLPSRVLSRHCELVQIGEEIEQEPLIAALIAAGYQMSEMVRQEGDLALRGGIIDVYPPHLGTAKNGPLRLDFFGDVLESIRVFDPISQRSLQEISEAVLVPATDILFPPPEQRQDIVAAADTAAVQYHWSSDEHRLVRDRLSTGQTFPGLESLLPLVYGGRSGLQTFFDYLPAHTALVVYDPIAVHQQQQLVRERIHANYEEALNRNSAILSPEDLFLSEAEWETNHDQLLAARLAFLHEPDQDQKLTLTCATGDHALLAQEIEIQRKKRGMLPPLVDRMQQWLRNGEQIVLACRSSRQAGHLQEMLAHYQLRTVLLPAPFALENIVEKDVIYCFDQPLSRGFDLLTEHLHFLSAEELFGDKRLGKRQRRSKQEYAEPVQIEHLQEGEFVVHRDHGIGIFRGLVNMEISGRHGDFMLIAYRDDNKLYVPVDRLHWVSRYQGLTDQEPKLDSLGSQRWQSAKKKVTEAVWKIAQELLDIYAQRELREGHSFSAPGALYEQLEESFPYDETSGQARAINDVLGDLRREQPMDRLVCGDVGYGKTEVAARAAFKVIEDGYQVAILVPTTVLAEQHAATFRERFASFPVEIACLNRFRSSRRQKEIVAQLAAGTIDLIIGTHRLLSKDIQFKKLGLLVVDEEHRFGVSHKEKIKKIKATVDVLTLTATPIPRTLQMSLLGIRDLSVISTPPQQRRSVKTFVAKYDQLVIREAIARELGRGGQIFFVHNRVRSIHRIAAAIAALVPQARIGVAHGQMAGTQLEDIMVRFINHELDILMCTTIIESGLDIPNANTIIINRADHLGLADIYQLRGRVGRSSRQAYAYLLVASLDHLTPDAQQRLRALMDCSELGGGFKLAMNDLQIRGGGNLLGVSQSGHIAAVGYDLYLELLQATVTDLKRKVQAGEMLPVAEDTIDPEIKLRVAAYLPDTYIQDASQRYHVYRRLSVAGNGSNADLDDAEEEVVDRYGPLPPEGRTLITAIRLKQRLRTLGINKLEQGEGCLIVSFAATTTVEPSRIVHLIEQQSNKKQRTSSIRLTSDQRLVVSLGQQEDPFTQIDSLLNTLAEPVSIVS, encoded by the coding sequence ATGCAGTCAATCATTGCGCGACTGCGTGAAAGCGGTCATCCTCCTGATATTTTCGGCCTTCACAGTGCTTCAGCCGCTCTGTTTCTCAGCAGAGCGGTTGAAGCACTGCAACGTTCATACTGTGTTATCCTTCCTTCCGACGATCAACTGGAAGTTCTTGCTCAGGATTTCGCTTTTTTCTCCGATACCCGGGTACTTGTCTACCCAGGTTATGAGATTCCTCCCTACAGTCCTCTTTCTCCGGATCCGGCAACCGTCTGTTCCCGATTAGCAACACTGTATCAACTGCTGGAGCACACGGCCCCCTGTATCGTTCTGGCTTCAGTGGAGGCGGTACTGCGACGAGTTCTACCGAGTCGAGTGTTGAGCCGGCATTGTGAGTTGGTGCAGATCGGCGAGGAGATTGAACAGGAACCCCTGATAGCCGCACTCATTGCGGCTGGTTATCAGATGAGCGAGATGGTGCGGCAGGAAGGAGATCTGGCTTTACGGGGTGGGATTATTGATGTCTATCCTCCGCATTTGGGGACCGCAAAAAACGGTCCGCTCCGGCTCGATTTTTTTGGTGATGTGCTGGAGTCGATTCGTGTTTTTGATCCGATCTCACAGAGATCTCTTCAGGAGATCTCGGAAGCGGTCCTGGTGCCGGCCACTGATATACTCTTCCCTCCACCAGAGCAGCGACAAGACATTGTAGCCGCAGCTGATACTGCTGCCGTACAGTATCATTGGTCGTCGGATGAACACCGTCTTGTCCGTGATCGTCTGTCCACGGGACAAACCTTTCCCGGCCTCGAATCGTTGTTGCCTCTGGTCTATGGCGGCAGATCCGGGCTGCAGACATTTTTTGATTATCTGCCGGCTCACACTGCCCTTGTTGTGTATGACCCCATTGCCGTTCACCAGCAGCAGCAGCTGGTTCGCGAGCGGATTCATGCAAATTATGAGGAGGCATTGAACCGGAATTCAGCGATCTTATCACCAGAAGACCTGTTCCTCAGTGAGGCTGAATGGGAAACAAACCATGACCAGCTCCTTGCGGCTCGACTCGCTTTTCTCCACGAACCTGATCAGGACCAGAAACTGACGCTGACCTGTGCCACAGGAGATCATGCCTTGCTCGCTCAGGAGATCGAGATTCAACGTAAGAAGCGTGGTATGCTGCCACCGCTGGTGGATCGCATGCAGCAGTGGCTGAGAAACGGTGAGCAAATCGTTTTAGCCTGTCGATCATCACGACAGGCCGGTCATCTTCAAGAAATGCTTGCTCATTACCAGCTGCGTACCGTTCTTCTGCCTGCGCCGTTTGCTTTAGAAAATATTGTTGAGAAGGATGTTATCTACTGTTTTGATCAACCGCTTTCCCGTGGTTTTGATCTGCTCACTGAACACCTGCATTTTCTTTCTGCTGAGGAACTCTTTGGTGACAAACGCTTAGGCAAGCGACAACGCCGGAGTAAGCAGGAGTATGCTGAACCGGTGCAGATCGAACACCTGCAGGAGGGTGAATTTGTCGTTCATCGCGATCATGGCATAGGGATCTTCCGAGGGCTGGTCAATATGGAGATATCCGGCCGGCATGGTGACTTCATGCTGATTGCCTATCGGGATGACAACAAACTGTATGTCCCGGTGGATCGGCTGCACTGGGTCAGCCGTTACCAGGGGTTGACGGATCAGGAGCCAAAGCTCGACAGCCTTGGTTCGCAGCGATGGCAAAGTGCAAAAAAGAAGGTAACAGAGGCTGTCTGGAAGATTGCCCAGGAGTTACTCGACATCTACGCACAACGGGAACTCCGCGAAGGGCACAGTTTTTCTGCTCCCGGTGCACTGTACGAGCAACTGGAGGAATCTTTTCCCTATGATGAGACCAGTGGACAGGCCAGGGCTATAAATGATGTGCTTGGTGATTTGCGTCGCGAACAACCTATGGACCGTCTGGTGTGCGGGGATGTTGGATACGGTAAGACAGAAGTAGCGGCACGGGCAGCGTTTAAGGTGATAGAGGACGGCTATCAGGTCGCCATTCTGGTGCCGACAACTGTATTGGCAGAACAGCATGCCGCCACATTTCGAGAGCGATTTGCATCATTTCCCGTTGAGATCGCGTGTCTCAATCGTTTTCGGAGCAGCCGGCGACAAAAGGAAATCGTCGCCCAATTAGCAGCCGGCACCATTGATTTGATTATTGGTACCCACCGTTTACTGTCAAAGGATATTCAGTTTAAAAAACTCGGGTTGCTGGTTGTTGACGAAGAGCATCGTTTTGGTGTGTCTCATAAAGAGAAAATTAAGAAGATCAAGGCAACCGTTGATGTCCTGACGCTCACCGCCACGCCCATCCCGCGGACGCTTCAGATGTCTTTATTGGGAATACGTGATCTTTCTGTAATTTCGACACCGCCTCAGCAACGCCGGTCAGTTAAAACCTTTGTAGCGAAATACGATCAGCTTGTTATTCGCGAAGCAATAGCGCGGGAACTGGGACGGGGCGGCCAGATATTTTTTGTTCATAACCGAGTGCGCTCCATTCACCGTATCGCTGCTGCCATCGCCGCCCTTGTTCCCCAGGCGCGGATTGGAGTTGCACACGGACAAATGGCCGGTACGCAGCTTGAAGACATTATGGTTCGTTTCATTAATCATGAACTTGATATACTGATGTGCACAACCATAATCGAATCAGGATTGGATATTCCAAACGCCAATACCATCATCATCAATCGGGCTGATCACCTCGGGCTTGCCGATATCTATCAGTTGCGGGGCAGAGTCGGGCGATCTTCCCGTCAAGCGTATGCCTATTTACTGGTCGCCTCACTTGATCACCTCACTCCGGACGCTCAACAGCGACTGCGGGCCCTGATGGACTGTTCAGAGTTAGGAGGCGGGTTTAAATTAGCGATGAACGATCTCCAGATTCGTGGTGGAGGTAATCTGCTGGGCGTTTCTCAGTCCGGGCACATCGCTGCTGTGGGGTATGATCTGTATTTGGAATTGCTGCAGGCCACGGTAACAGATTTGAAGCGTAAGGTGCAGGCCGGGGAGATGTTGCCGGTGGCGGAAGATACGATTGATCCGGAAATTAAGCTCCGTGTTGCCGCCTACTTGCCGGACACCTATATTCAGGATGCCAGTCAGCGCTACCATGTCTACCGGCGGTTGTCAGTCGCTGGTAATGGCTCAAACGCAGATCTGGATGACGCGGAGGAAGAGGTGGTGGACAGGTATGGCCCCCTGCCTCCGGAAGGACGGACCCTGATAACAGCGATCAGACTGAAGCAGCGGCTACGCACCCTGGGTATCAACAAGCTGGAGCAGGGAGAAGGTTGTCTGATTGTTTCTTTTGCTGCTACGACCACGGTTGAACCGAGCCGGATCGTACATCTTATTGAACAGCAATCGAATAAAAAACAGCGCACGTCATCGATCCGTTTGACATCAGATCAACGGCTGGTGGTCTCTCTCGGTCAACAGGAAGACCCTTTTACTCAAATCGACTCGTTGTTAAACACCCTGGCAGAGCCTGTTAGCATTGTCTCTTGA
- a CDS encoding lysophospholipid acyltransferase family protein: MSFFHYIRGSCTLILAPFITLAVSLLALLDIYWGRQSEIKAQVFPRWWGRILCLLAGVRVRVEGIENIDPEQIYIFAGNHSSQYDIFSFQGYFPHDFRWIAKKELFRIPVFGQAMRQAGYIPIDRSHGRQALKSLEQAAARITGGSSVLIFPEGTRSADGRLQEFKTGAVLLAIKARVPVVPLGFNGSYEVLPKGRLLPRGGEIVIRIGEPMATTHYKAGDKQILAMELRDAVSRQLEDRYQGADTGQ; the protein is encoded by the coding sequence ATGTCATTTTTTCATTATATTCGAGGCAGTTGTACACTGATCCTTGCGCCGTTTATAACCCTTGCCGTTTCCTTGCTCGCTCTGCTGGATATTTACTGGGGGCGGCAATCAGAAATCAAAGCCCAGGTGTTTCCCCGCTGGTGGGGCCGGATCTTGTGCCTGCTTGCCGGTGTCCGTGTCAGGGTTGAGGGGATAGAGAACATCGATCCGGAACAAATCTATATTTTTGCGGGTAATCACAGCAGTCAGTACGATATTTTTTCATTTCAGGGGTATTTTCCCCATGATTTCCGCTGGATTGCCAAAAAAGAGCTGTTCCGGATTCCGGTTTTCGGCCAGGCGATGCGCCAGGCCGGTTATATCCCCATCGATCGTTCGCACGGCCGGCAGGCTCTGAAGAGTCTTGAGCAGGCAGCAGCCCGAATTACCGGAGGCAGCTCGGTACTTATCTTTCCCGAAGGAACCCGGAGTGCGGATGGTCGGCTGCAGGAGTTCAAAACCGGTGCAGTGCTTTTGGCTATAAAGGCCCGCGTACCGGTAGTACCATTGGGATTTAACGGTTCTTACGAGGTACTGCCCAAAGGACGGCTGTTGCCACGTGGCGGGGAAATTGTCATCCGGATCGGTGAACCTATGGCTACTACACATTACAAAGCCGGCGATAAACAGATTCTGGCTATGGAGTTGCGTGATGCTGTTTCCCGCCAGCTCGAGGATCGGTATCAGGGTGCTGATACAGGGCAATAG